Proteins encoded in a region of the Nocardia asteroides genome:
- a CDS encoding HAD-IIA family hydrolase, which translates to MPDRDRIQGVLYDIDGVLVTSWQEIEGAAAAVRRIRDSGLRRAFLTNTTSRTCAEIAERLCDTGIEVDGAEIVTAARLTAEFVRGRYPDATVWVLNHGDIAADLTGLPLDDDHPDVVVVGGAGPEFTHAALSRVAELMLDGVPVVAMHSGLTWATAEGLRIDAGAYLPGLEAAGNARIEVVGKPAATGFRTAAALMRLDPAQVLMIGDDLHSDVLAAQDAGLTGVLVRTGKFRSGVLASADRAPDHVLDSVAALPELLGVPTKWANRP; encoded by the coding sequence ATGCCGGACCGCGATCGGATTCAGGGCGTGCTCTACGACATCGACGGCGTCCTGGTGACCTCCTGGCAGGAGATCGAGGGCGCCGCCGCCGCGGTGCGCCGGATCCGGGACAGCGGGCTGCGCCGCGCCTTCCTGACGAACACCACCTCGCGCACCTGCGCCGAGATCGCGGAACGCCTGTGCGACACCGGTATCGAGGTCGACGGCGCCGAAATCGTCACCGCCGCACGCCTGACCGCCGAGTTCGTGCGCGGCCGCTACCCTGACGCCACCGTCTGGGTGCTCAATCACGGCGACATCGCGGCGGACCTCACCGGTCTGCCGCTCGACGACGATCATCCCGACGTCGTCGTGGTCGGCGGAGCCGGACCGGAATTCACCCATGCGGCGCTGAGCCGGGTGGCGGAACTGATGCTGGACGGCGTGCCCGTCGTCGCCATGCACAGCGGGCTGACCTGGGCGACGGCGGAGGGTCTGCGCATCGACGCGGGCGCCTACCTACCCGGCTTGGAAGCGGCGGGCAACGCCCGTATCGAGGTGGTCGGCAAGCCGGCCGCGACAGGATTCCGGACCGCCGCGGCGCTGATGCGCCTGGACCCGGCGCAAGTCCTGATGATCGGTGACGACCTGCACTCGGATGTGCTTGCGGCGCAAGACGCGGGTTTGACCGGCGTCCTGGTACGCACCGGAAAGTTCCGGTCCGGTGTGCTCGCTTCGGCCGACCGCGCGCCCGATCACGTTCTCGATTCCGTGGCCGCGCTGCCGGAATTATTGGGTGTTCCGACAAAGTGGGCGAACCGGCCGTAA
- a CDS encoding MarR family transcriptional regulator produces MPAAERIGSYLKRAEQSLNAAKNAALKPAGVTVPQYAALLYLAENPGISAAALARLCGVTPPSMNTVLSNLQDRGLIERTPHPWHKNVLETTLTEQGTALMREADARAIRVERALAEEFTAAERATLQDLLTRCADRLDSIRPDPAS; encoded by the coding sequence ATGCCCGCCGCCGAACGGATCGGCTCGTATCTCAAACGTGCCGAGCAATCCCTCAACGCGGCCAAGAACGCCGCGTTGAAGCCGGCGGGCGTCACCGTCCCCCAGTACGCCGCGCTGCTGTACCTCGCCGAGAATCCCGGCATCTCGGCCGCCGCCCTGGCGCGGCTGTGCGGCGTCACCCCACCGTCGATGAACACCGTGTTGAGCAATCTGCAAGACCGTGGCCTCATCGAGCGCACACCGCACCCGTGGCACAAGAACGTCCTGGAGACCACGTTGACCGAGCAAGGCACGGCGCTCATGCGCGAGGCGGACGCCCGCGCGATCCGCGTCGAACGCGCCTTGGCCGAGGAATTCACCGCCGCCGAACGAGCGACGTTGCAAGACCTGCTCACTCGATGCGCCGACCGACTGGACTCGATCCGTCCCGACCCGGCCTCGTAG
- a CDS encoding SMP-30/gluconolactonase/LRE family protein — MSHALSRRLLSSLASASACVTLVACGASDAPATAVHTAYALPGEHVYPEGIAVDERTGDSYVGSYTTGAVYRATPNTRRAEVFLPEGANDHKTANGLEVDAAGRLWVTDSTTGVAVYDLATRALLADFTVPGPDPRFVNDLAIAPDGTAYLTDSIRAVVYSVSPDQLAAARAQGGRGELTPRFDLRSALPPIEPGAFSLNGIVVDPAGRYLLTVDMPRGDLYRVALTPQASAISEVTLRGGDLRQGDGLELRDGTLWAAHNTTNTISRWTVSDDGATAALAQQRTDEALSIPTTLARAGDRTLIVSSQFDKGGPMGPGSPQTPFAVVTLDGI, encoded by the coding sequence ATGTCCCACGCCCTGTCCCGCCGCCTGCTGTCGAGCCTGGCGTCCGCGAGCGCCTGCGTCACGCTTGTGGCCTGCGGCGCGAGCGACGCGCCCGCCACCGCCGTCCACACCGCCTACGCACTGCCGGGCGAGCATGTCTACCCGGAGGGCATCGCGGTGGACGAGCGCACCGGCGACAGCTACGTCGGCTCCTACACCACCGGGGCGGTCTACCGCGCGACTCCGAACACCCGTCGAGCCGAGGTCTTCCTGCCCGAAGGCGCCAACGATCACAAAACCGCCAACGGCTTGGAAGTCGACGCGGCGGGCCGGCTCTGGGTCACCGACTCGACCACGGGAGTCGCGGTCTACGACCTCGCGACTCGCGCGCTGCTGGCCGACTTCACCGTGCCCGGCCCCGACCCGCGCTTCGTGAACGATCTCGCCATCGCCCCGGACGGCACCGCGTATCTGACCGACAGCATCCGAGCGGTCGTCTACAGCGTCAGCCCCGACCAACTCGCCGCTGCCAGAGCACAGGGCGGGCGCGGCGAACTGACCCCGCGGTTCGACCTGCGCTCCGCTCTGCCGCCGATCGAACCGGGCGCCTTCAGCCTGAACGGCATCGTCGTCGATCCGGCGGGCCGCTATCTGCTCACGGTCGACATGCCGCGCGGCGACCTCTACCGCGTCGCGTTGACTCCGCAAGCGAGCGCGATCAGCGAAGTCACCCTTCGGGGCGGTGATCTCCGGCAGGGCGACGGCCTCGAACTGCGCGACGGCACGCTGTGGGCAGCGCACAATACGACCAACACCATCAGCCGCTGGACCGTCTCCGACGACGGCGCCACCGCGGCGCTGGCGCAGCAGCGCACCGACGAAGCGCTTTCCATCCCTACGACTCTGGCCCGCGCCGGTGACCGCACCCTGATCGTCTCCTCCCAATTCGACAAGGGCGGTCCGATGGGGCCAGGCAGCCCGCAGACGCCGTTCGCCGTCGTCACCCTCGACGGGATCTGA
- the groL gene encoding chaperonin GroEL (60 kDa chaperone family; promotes refolding of misfolded polypeptides especially under stressful conditions; forms two stacked rings of heptamers to form a barrel-shaped 14mer; ends can be capped by GroES; misfolded proteins enter the barrel where they are refolded when GroES binds) produces MAKTIAYDEEARRGLERGLNSLADAVKVTLGPKGRNVVLEKKWGAPTITNDGVSIAKEIELEDPYEKIGAELVKEVAKKTDDVAGDGTTTATVLAQALVREGLRNVAAGANPLGLKRGIEKAVEAVTAKLLDTAKEIDTKEQIAATAGISAGDSSIGELIAEAMDKVGKEGVITVEESNTFGLQLELTEGMRFDKGYISGYFVTDPERQEAVLEDPYILLVGSKVSTVKDLLPLLEKVIQAGKPLLIIAEDVEGEALSTLVVNKIRGTFKSVAVKAPGFGDRRKAQLADIGILTGGEVITEEVGLSLENAGLELLGQARKVVVTKDETTIVEGAGDPEAIKGRVAQIRTEIENSDSDYDREKLQERLAKLAGGVAVIKAGAATEVELKERKHRIEDAVRNAKAAVEEGIVAGGGVALLQSAPALDELKLTGDEATGANIVRVALSAPLKQIAFNAGLEPGVVAEKVSNLPAGHGLNADSGEYEDLLAAGVADPVKVTRSALQNAASIAALFLTTEAVVADKPEKAAAPAGDPTGGMGGMDF; encoded by the coding sequence ATGGCCAAGACAATTGCGTATGACGAAGAGGCCCGCCGCGGCCTCGAGCGGGGTCTCAACAGCCTCGCCGACGCGGTCAAGGTGACGCTGGGCCCCAAGGGTCGCAACGTTGTCCTGGAGAAGAAGTGGGGCGCTCCCACGATCACCAACGATGGTGTGTCCATCGCCAAGGAGATCGAGCTGGAGGACCCGTACGAGAAGATCGGCGCCGAGCTGGTCAAGGAAGTCGCCAAGAAGACCGACGACGTCGCGGGCGACGGCACCACCACCGCCACCGTGCTCGCCCAGGCGCTGGTGCGCGAGGGTCTGCGCAACGTCGCGGCCGGCGCGAACCCGCTGGGCCTGAAGCGGGGCATCGAGAAGGCCGTCGAGGCCGTCACCGCCAAGCTGCTCGACACCGCCAAGGAGATCGACACCAAGGAGCAGATCGCTGCTACCGCGGGCATCTCGGCGGGCGACTCGTCCATCGGTGAGCTGATCGCCGAGGCCATGGACAAGGTCGGCAAGGAAGGCGTCATCACCGTCGAGGAGAGCAACACCTTCGGCCTCCAGCTGGAGCTGACCGAGGGTATGCGCTTCGACAAGGGCTACATCTCCGGTTACTTCGTCACCGACCCGGAGCGTCAGGAAGCGGTCCTCGAGGACCCGTACATCCTGCTGGTCGGCTCCAAGGTCTCCACCGTCAAGGACCTGCTGCCGCTGCTGGAGAAGGTCATCCAGGCGGGCAAGCCGCTGCTGATCATCGCCGAGGACGTCGAGGGCGAGGCCCTGTCGACCCTGGTCGTGAACAAGATCCGCGGCACCTTCAAGTCCGTCGCCGTCAAGGCGCCCGGCTTCGGCGACCGCCGTAAGGCGCAGCTGGCCGACATCGGCATCCTGACCGGTGGCGAGGTCATCACCGAAGAGGTCGGTCTCTCGCTGGAGAACGCCGGTCTCGAGCTGCTCGGTCAGGCGCGCAAGGTCGTCGTCACCAAGGACGAGACCACCATCGTCGAGGGCGCGGGTGACCCGGAGGCCATCAAGGGCCGGGTCGCGCAGATCCGCACCGAGATCGAGAACTCCGACTCGGACTACGACCGCGAGAAGCTGCAGGAGCGCTTGGCCAAGCTGGCCGGCGGTGTCGCGGTGATCAAGGCGGGCGCGGCCACCGAGGTGGAGCTCAAGGAGCGCAAGCACCGCATCGAGGACGCCGTCCGCAACGCGAAGGCCGCCGTCGAGGAGGGCATCGTCGCCGGTGGTGGCGTCGCCCTGCTGCAGTCGGCTCCGGCGCTGGACGAGCTGAAGCTCACCGGTGACGAGGCCACCGGCGCGAACATCGTCCGGGTCGCGCTGTCGGCTCCGCTGAAGCAGATCGCGTTCAACGCGGGCCTCGAGCCCGGCGTCGTCGCCGAGAAGGTCTCCAACCTGCCCGCGGGTCACGGCCTGAACGCCGACTCGGGCGAGTACGAGGACCTGCTGGCCGCCGGCGTCGCCGACCCGGTCAAGGTCACCCGCTCGGCGCTGCAGAACGCGGCCTCGATCGCGGCCCTGTTCCTGACCACGGAGGCCGTTGTCGCCGACAAGCCGGAGAAGGCCGCCGCTCCCGCCGGCGACCCGACCGGTGGCATGGGCGGCATGGACTTCTGA
- a CDS encoding NAD(+) synthase, whose translation MINPIPRGEPVTALPFDSLYRHGFARVAVAVPRVRVADPAYNVEQTVELAAQAASAGAVLTVFPELGLSSYTADDLFHQDALDAAVEAALARLVAASTDLDTVLVVGAPVRAQGRLFNCAIAICRGLVLGVAPKSYLPNYREFYEKRQFAAAREALEDHITVAGHRAPFGSDLLFRATNLEDFVFHLEICEDGWVPLPPSGFAALAGATVLVNLSASNIVIGKADYRRSLCTSHSARYLAAYLYSAAGTGESTTDLAWDGQAVICENGDLLAEGERFADHPQLVTADLDLRRLAADRLRTTAFADNVHDHRDRLVTMRRIDVRLPVPEEPVTLRREIERFPYVPADPAVRNERCAEVHHIQVEGLSTRLRSTGLERVVIGVSGGLDSTQALIVAAKTMDRLGLPRANVLAYTMPGFATSTRTRTDAHRLMAALGVTAREIDIRPSATQMLRDLGHPAADGTPQYDITYENVQAGERTSHLFRLANMHGALVVGTGDLSELALGWCTFGVGDHMAHYSVNASVPKTLIKYLIAWAVDTDQLGPEAGAVLSSILRTEISPELIPHADSSAPAQSSEATVGPYELQDFHLYYVLRFGYRPSRVAYLARHAWSDPATGRWPDLVPADQRNAYDLATIKHWLGEFLLRFVQTSQFKRSTLPNAPKVGSGGSLSPRGDWRAPSDASAAAWLEELARNVPDA comes from the coding sequence ATGATCAACCCGATCCCGAGAGGGGAGCCGGTGACCGCCCTGCCGTTCGATTCGCTGTACCGCCACGGATTCGCGCGGGTGGCGGTCGCGGTACCCCGGGTACGGGTGGCCGACCCCGCCTACAACGTGGAGCAGACCGTGGAACTGGCCGCCCAGGCCGCGTCCGCGGGCGCCGTGCTGACGGTGTTCCCCGAGCTGGGCTTGTCCTCCTACACCGCCGACGACCTGTTCCACCAGGACGCGCTGGACGCGGCGGTCGAAGCGGCGCTCGCCAGGCTCGTCGCGGCCAGCACGGACCTCGACACGGTTCTCGTGGTGGGCGCCCCGGTACGGGCCCAAGGCAGGTTGTTCAACTGCGCGATCGCGATCTGCCGGGGCCTCGTGCTCGGCGTCGCGCCGAAGAGCTACCTGCCGAACTATCGCGAGTTCTACGAGAAGCGCCAGTTCGCTGCGGCGCGGGAAGCGCTGGAGGATCACATCACCGTCGCCGGGCATCGAGCGCCGTTCGGCTCCGATCTGCTGTTCCGCGCGACCAACCTGGAGGACTTCGTCTTCCATCTGGAGATCTGCGAGGACGGGTGGGTTCCGTTGCCGCCGAGCGGCTTCGCCGCGCTGGCCGGTGCGACCGTGCTGGTCAACCTGTCCGCGAGCAATATCGTGATCGGGAAGGCGGACTACCGCCGGTCGCTGTGCACCTCCCATTCGGCGCGCTACCTCGCCGCGTATCTGTATTCCGCCGCCGGGACCGGCGAGTCCACCACCGACCTCGCCTGGGACGGGCAGGCGGTGATCTGCGAGAACGGTGATCTGCTCGCGGAGGGCGAGCGGTTCGCCGATCATCCCCAGCTGGTCACCGCCGACCTGGACTTGCGCCGCCTCGCCGCGGATCGCCTGCGCACCACAGCCTTCGCCGACAACGTGCACGACCACCGCGACCGGCTGGTCACGATGCGACGCATCGACGTGCGGCTGCCGGTCCCCGAGGAGCCGGTCACACTGCGCCGCGAGATCGAGCGCTTCCCCTACGTCCCCGCCGACCCGGCCGTACGCAACGAGCGCTGCGCCGAGGTGCACCACATTCAGGTCGAGGGCCTGAGCACGCGGTTGCGCTCCACCGGCCTCGAGCGCGTGGTGATCGGAGTATCCGGCGGATTGGACTCCACCCAGGCGCTGATCGTGGCGGCCAAGACCATGGACCGGCTCGGCCTGCCGCGGGCGAACGTCTTGGCCTACACCATGCCCGGATTCGCGACCAGCACCAGGACCAGGACCGACGCGCACCGCCTGATGGCCGCCCTCGGCGTCACGGCACGCGAGATCGACATCCGGCCCTCGGCCACGCAGATGCTGCGCGACCTCGGCCACCCCGCGGCCGACGGGACGCCGCAGTACGACATCACCTACGAGAACGTGCAGGCGGGCGAGCGGACCTCGCATCTGTTCCGGCTGGCCAACATGCACGGCGCGCTCGTCGTCGGCACCGGGGACCTGAGCGAACTCGCGCTCGGCTGGTGCACCTTCGGCGTCGGGGACCACATGGCGCACTACAGCGTGAACGCCTCGGTACCCAAGACCCTGATCAAGTACCTGATCGCCTGGGCGGTGGACACCGATCAGCTCGGGCCCGAAGCGGGTGCGGTGCTGTCGTCGATTCTGCGCACCGAGATCTCCCCCGAGCTGATCCCGCATGCCGACTCCTCCGCGCCGGCCCAGAGTTCCGAGGCTACGGTCGGCCCGTACGAGTTGCAGGACTTCCACCTCTACTACGTGCTGCGCTTCGGCTACCGGCCCAGTCGCGTCGCCTACCTGGCCAGGCACGCCTGGTCCGATCCCGCGACCGGCCGCTGGCCCGATCTCGTCCCCGCCGACCAGCGCAACGCCTACGACCTCGCCACAATCAAGCACTGGCTGGGCGAGTTCTTGCTGCGCTTCGTGCAGACCAGCCAGTTCAAGCGCTCGACGCTGCCGAACGCGCCCAAGGTCGGCTCCGGCGGTTCGCTCTCGCCGCGCGGCGATTGGCGAGCGCCGAGCGACGCCTCGGCGGCGGCCTGGCTGGAGGAGCTCGCCCGCAACGTGCCGGACGCCTGA
- a CDS encoding suppressor of fused domain protein: MSEKPGWDAIDEALRPLYGDIEPFHWASDQPWSLGGSDPLDGISAYARTEPVPHWHYISYGMTELYEKEWDNPAESGWGFEFTFRLARRPDETEPPVWPTNFVQNLARYVFQSGKWFEPGHTIKANGPIAAGRADCTNHAVCFAVDPELGSIHTPHGRVLFLQIVGLTMREYRAAQGGRALSLLAELQPRLPLYVTDIHREPLITEPKPQARWPRWGGGLAGRG; this comes from the coding sequence GTGAGTGAAAAACCCGGCTGGGATGCCATCGATGAGGCGTTGCGGCCGCTGTACGGCGATATCGAGCCCTTCCACTGGGCGTCCGACCAACCGTGGTCTCTCGGCGGGTCCGACCCGCTCGACGGGATCAGCGCCTACGCCCGCACCGAACCGGTGCCGCACTGGCACTACATCAGCTACGGCATGACCGAGCTGTACGAGAAGGAATGGGACAACCCGGCGGAGTCGGGGTGGGGCTTCGAGTTCACCTTCCGCTTGGCACGCAGGCCCGACGAGACCGAACCGCCGGTGTGGCCGACGAACTTCGTGCAGAACCTCGCCCGCTACGTCTTCCAGTCGGGCAAGTGGTTCGAGCCCGGACACACCATCAAAGCGAACGGGCCGATCGCGGCGGGACGTGCCGACTGCACCAATCACGCCGTCTGCTTCGCGGTCGACCCGGAACTGGGCAGCATCCACACCCCGCACGGCCGCGTCCTGTTCTTGCAGATCGTCGGGCTGACCATGCGGGAATACCGAGCCGCGCAAGGTGGGCGCGCCCTTTCTCTGCTCGCCGAACTCCAACCGCGGCTTCCCCTGTACGTCACCGATATCCACCGCGAGCCTTTGATCACCGAGCCGAAGCCGCAAGCTCGATGGCCGCGCTGGGGAGGCGGCCTGGCGGGGCGAGGGTGA
- a CDS encoding ATP-dependent Clp protease ATP-binding subunit: MTSQFRLDDLIEGIKKARPDNVLEQLSDAVVVANHLDEVADHLIGHFVDQARRSGASWTDIGASMGVSKQAAQKRFVPKAPDPAAASAMDPNAGFARFTPRARAVVMAAQEAARTAGNQEIALGHVVLGLLTEPEGLAVHELVHQGVSLDVLSAAASASLPPSEGEVPTLIPFGTDAKKVLELTFREALRLGHNYIGTEHVLLALLEQENGAGLLSDLGVDKARAELHLGELLATFTSGQS, from the coding sequence ATGACCTCACAATTCCGCCTCGACGATTTGATCGAAGGCATCAAGAAAGCCCGCCCCGACAACGTGCTCGAGCAGCTGTCCGACGCCGTCGTCGTGGCCAATCACCTCGACGAGGTGGCCGACCACTTGATCGGCCACTTCGTGGACCAAGCCCGTCGCTCCGGCGCCTCGTGGACCGACATCGGCGCGAGCATGGGCGTCAGCAAACAGGCCGCGCAGAAGCGGTTCGTGCCCAAAGCGCCCGATCCGGCCGCCGCCTCGGCCATGGACCCGAACGCGGGCTTCGCGCGGTTCACCCCGCGGGCGCGCGCGGTCGTGATGGCGGCGCAGGAGGCCGCGCGCACCGCGGGCAACCAGGAGATCGCGCTCGGGCACGTGGTGCTGGGACTGCTCACGGAACCGGAGGGACTCGCGGTGCACGAGCTCGTCCACCAGGGCGTCTCCCTCGATGTGCTATCCGCCGCGGCGTCGGCGTCCCTGCCGCCGAGCGAGGGGGAGGTCCCCACGCTCATCCCGTTCGGCACGGACGCCAAGAAAGTACTCGAGCTCACCTTCCGCGAGGCGCTTCGCCTCGGGCACAACTACATCGGCACCGAGCACGTCCTGCTCGCGCTGCTGGAACAGGAGAACGGCGCCGGTCTGCTCAGCGATCTCGGCGTCGACAAGGCCAGGGCCGAGTTGCATTTGGGCGAGCTGCTCGCGACGTTCACCTCCGGGCAATCCTGA
- a CDS encoding FAD-dependent oxidoreductase: MTGQHRIVVLGAGYAGLAAARRLARTARGARITVVDAHESFVERVRLHQQAAGQRISSWDLREALESKKIGFVRAMATDVDTAAKRVVLDVAPALDYDILIYALGSVADAESVPGVAEHAYSVATQEDVHALSAVRGPVAIVGAGATGIELAAELAESHPGTKVLLLGSEEPGAWLSARAQAHIRRTLERLGVEIRSGAKVIEVSPEGPRLADGSLVEAATTVWTTGFRVPALAARAGLAVDSDGRVLTDVTLRSVSHPDIYAAGDAAVIAGPGGRDLRMACATALPTGKHAADAAVARIRGREPAPLRFRYVLQCISLGRRDAVVQAVHADDTPARIVLTGRTGAWVKERIVRSAVWAARP, encoded by the coding sequence ATGACCGGACAGCATCGGATCGTTGTTCTCGGCGCGGGGTACGCGGGGTTGGCGGCGGCACGCAGGCTCGCTCGCACGGCGCGGGGCGCGCGGATCACCGTGGTGGACGCTCACGAGTCGTTCGTCGAGCGAGTACGACTGCACCAGCAGGCGGCAGGGCAACGGATTTCCTCGTGGGATCTGCGGGAAGCGCTGGAAAGCAAGAAGATCGGTTTCGTGCGCGCCATGGCGACGGACGTCGACACGGCTGCGAAGCGCGTGGTGCTCGACGTGGCACCCGCCCTCGACTACGACATCCTGATCTACGCTCTCGGCAGCGTCGCCGATGCCGAGAGCGTCCCCGGCGTGGCGGAGCACGCGTATTCGGTCGCGACGCAAGAAGACGTGCACGCGCTGTCGGCTGTCCGCGGACCCGTGGCGATCGTCGGGGCCGGGGCGACGGGGATCGAACTGGCGGCGGAACTGGCCGAGTCGCACCCGGGGACCAAGGTGCTGTTGCTCGGCTCGGAGGAACCGGGCGCCTGGCTCTCGGCGCGGGCGCAGGCGCACATCAGGCGGACCTTGGAACGTCTGGGGGTCGAGATCCGGTCCGGCGCCAAGGTGATCGAGGTTTCGCCCGAGGGGCCGCGCTTGGCGGACGGTTCGCTGGTCGAGGCCGCTACCACTGTGTGGACCACCGGTTTTCGCGTGCCCGCCCTCGCCGCGCGCGCCGGCTTGGCGGTGGATTCCGACGGCCGGGTGCTGACCGACGTCACCCTGCGTTCGGTGTCGCACCCGGACATCTACGCGGCGGGGGACGCGGCCGTCATCGCGGGACCGGGCGGGCGTGACCTGCGCATGGCTTGTGCTACGGCCCTGCCCACCGGCAAGCACGCGGCCGACGCCGCCGTCGCCCGGATACGCGGCCGCGAGCCCGCGCCGCTGCGGTTCCGCTATGTGCTGCAGTGCATCAGCCTCGGGCGGCGCGACGCGGTAGTCCAGGCCGTGCACGCCGACGACACTCCTGCCCGGATCGTGCTGACCGGACGGACGGGCGCATGGGTGAAGGAGCGGATTGTGCGCAGCGCGGTCTGGGCTGCCCGACCCTGA
- a CDS encoding RNA polymerase sigma-70 factor: protein MEPDGLREFEEHRPRLFALAYRMLGAAGEAEDAVQETYLRWDGADRGNIRSAEAWLTTVLVNICRTWLVSARARRESYVGPWLPEPVPTARGELGPLETVEERELVSLALLTALERLTPIERAVFVLREAFGYAHREIADMLDVTETNSQQIFRRAGLRVREGKARFDISAEHARELVERFTKAAREGDVESLERLLAADVSATADGGGKINAARRPVHGANNVARYLAGLLRWEVPGMRLLVEEVNGAPAVVARVDGAPLLVMGIDVADGVVTALRLIVNPDKLSYFAESSGPDGGVGALPDRRHHRL from the coding sequence ATGGAGCCGGACGGGCTGCGGGAATTCGAAGAGCATCGGCCGCGGCTGTTCGCGCTCGCCTATCGAATGCTCGGCGCGGCGGGTGAGGCCGAGGACGCGGTGCAGGAGACCTATCTGCGCTGGGACGGCGCCGACCGCGGCAATATCCGCTCCGCCGAGGCGTGGTTGACCACCGTGCTGGTGAATATCTGTCGTACCTGGCTGGTTTCGGCGCGGGCCAGGCGGGAGAGCTACGTCGGCCCATGGCTGCCGGAGCCGGTGCCGACCGCGCGCGGTGAACTCGGTCCGCTGGAGACCGTCGAAGAGCGCGAACTGGTCTCCCTCGCGCTGCTGACCGCGCTGGAGCGGCTGACCCCGATCGAGCGCGCCGTCTTCGTGCTGCGCGAGGCATTCGGGTACGCGCACCGCGAGATCGCCGACATGCTCGACGTGACCGAGACCAACTCCCAGCAGATCTTCCGCCGGGCGGGCCTGCGCGTGCGAGAAGGCAAGGCGCGCTTCGATATTTCGGCCGAGCATGCCCGCGAACTGGTCGAACGGTTCACGAAGGCGGCACGCGAAGGTGATGTCGAGTCGCTGGAGCGGTTGCTCGCCGCCGACGTGAGCGCGACGGCCGACGGCGGCGGCAAGATCAACGCGGCACGGCGCCCGGTGCACGGCGCGAACAATGTGGCGCGCTACCTGGCGGGCCTGTTGCGCTGGGAGGTGCCGGGAATGCGGCTGCTGGTGGAAGAGGTCAACGGCGCGCCCGCCGTGGTCGCGCGCGTGGACGGCGCGCCACTGCTCGTGATGGGCATCGATGTGGCCGACGGCGTGGTCACCGCGCTGCGGTTGATCGTCAATCCGGACAAATTGTCCTACTTCGCCGAGTCGAGCGGGCCGGATGGCGGCGTCGGCGCGCTGCCCGACCGGCGCCACCACCGGCTGTGA
- a CDS encoding phosphatidylcholine/phosphatidylserine synthase, which produces MEAAVPTQRRRRRSIRLLPSIVTILALCSGLSAVKFGLDGKLGIALAMIGAAAVLDTLDGRLARMLDATTKMGAELDSLSDAISFGVAPALVLYVTLLSSNSVGWIVALLFAVSIVLRLARFNTLMDDDTRPDWAREYFVGVPAPAGALIAMVPVALLVQFGDGWWVGFYEVAAWTVFAAALCVSTIPTLAMKSVSVAPQAAAGLLVLVALAAAALVTYPIVLLLVLVALYLGHIPFAWHSQRWVAARPETWTHKPAERRAQRRANRRLPAIRRPAIRGSSARLRLRRPGAKQR; this is translated from the coding sequence ATGGAGGCGGCGGTACCCACCCAGCGGCGCAGGCGGCGAAGCATCCGGCTGCTGCCCAGCATCGTCACCATCCTGGCGCTGTGCTCCGGGCTGTCGGCGGTGAAGTTCGGCCTCGACGGCAAGCTCGGTATCGCGCTGGCCATGATCGGCGCGGCAGCGGTGCTGGACACCCTCGACGGCAGACTGGCCAGGATGCTCGACGCCACCACGAAGATGGGCGCCGAGCTGGATTCGCTGTCGGACGCCATCTCCTTCGGCGTCGCGCCCGCGCTTGTGCTGTATGTGACCCTGCTCAGCAGCAACAGCGTGGGATGGATCGTCGCACTGCTGTTCGCGGTCAGCATCGTGCTGCGCCTGGCCCGGTTCAACACTTTGATGGACGACGACACCCGGCCGGACTGGGCGCGGGAGTACTTCGTCGGCGTGCCCGCTCCGGCGGGCGCGCTCATCGCGATGGTGCCGGTCGCGCTGCTCGTGCAGTTCGGTGACGGCTGGTGGGTCGGCTTCTACGAGGTCGCGGCGTGGACGGTGTTCGCGGCCGCGCTGTGCGTCAGCACCATCCCGACGCTGGCCATGAAGTCGGTCTCGGTGGCCCCGCAGGCCGCGGCCGGGCTGCTGGTGCTGGTCGCGCTCGCCGCGGCGGCGCTGGTCACCTATCCGATCGTGCTGCTGCTGGTGCTGGTCGCGCTGTATCTGGGGCACATCCCCTTCGCCTGGCATTCCCAGCGCTGGGTGGCCGCGCGCCCGGAGACCTGGACCCACAAGCCCGCCGAGCGGCGTGCGCAACGACGGGCGAACCGGCGGCTGCCCGCGATCCGGCGTCCGGCCATTCGTGGCTCCTCGGCTCGTCTGCGCCTGCGCCGACCTGGTGCGAAGCAACGCTAG